The genomic window CTCCAAATGACACTGGGTTTCTCTTCAGTAGTCTCACTCTGAACTGTGGAACTGCTTTCAGAATTTACAGGATCAGGAAAAGTCAGAAGGGCATTCATAGCCGCATTTAGTAACCTCTTCCCTTGAATGGCATCATCACACAAAGCCGAAAGATAGAGCACAAACCTGAAACAAATAATCAGAGAAATTGTTAACTCAAGGATCCCATATTCTTTTGAGAGGCAGGGGGTTACTGTACTATGAGAAGTAGTAGTTCTCAATGAATGAATAAGACGTCCATTATTATCACCGTAATGATGCTACGGGTGTGGGAACATTTTGAAGaacaaaaccataaataattaGATGTCTATTATCTCCTTGTAATGGTTTTCATCCCAAGCAGGATCTACAAGACATTGGCTTGATGTAATCCTAGACCTCAAAAATCTTTGGATTGAAGCAGGACTTCAAAGGATAAATAGCAATAGCACTACAAAAGTttcaaaagacaacaaattgAGATTCGAAATTTCTACTAGCTACCTTTCCAACTTGTCACGGTTAATATATGTATTTCTAAATGTACTAGTTATTTGGAACTCTCTCCAAAAGAGTCCACATAAATCCAGGAATGGGGTGAGCAAGGACAAGGTCTCcctaatatttttcatgttgatcTTGCATGATTACTCATGTTACAAATGCAGTCCTAACAGGTAGTCAGCAGTAGAATCAGAAGTCATGGAaagtaaaaacataaatgaaagtGGCTGGTGGTAACTCACATGCCCAAAGGACAAACAGCCAAGTTGCCACTTATTTGGAGCGCTCGAATTGATGTAATCTGCTCAGGGTACAGGGCTAGACAAAAGGGATAAAAAGTTTGAACCGTATGATTCCTATAAACTCAATAAGGAACAGAAATGAAACTATATGCTGATCTTACATCGAGGGGGGTATACAACCAGAAGATTTGACATATCTGGCTTCAAGGAATTTCGTGTGATGCATATCCCTCTGGCCACCTTCCCTTTAACATCTCTGGTGCTCAAAAAGTTAAAACTTTCATGCAGAAGATCTGATGGAGAGGCTGATGGTGAGGCAAGTGTAAAGGATGGATCCAGAACCAGCTTCTGGCTAAATATGTCCTGGCCAGAAGCCAATCGAACACCTTTGTAACTCCCACTATCCtggaaaaaaaagtgaaggatAATTCATTTGCCCTAACAGGTGACTATATCATTTTATGCTGTCCATGTATTAAACGAATTATAGGCATATTTTAGCACCTTTTCCATAAGTAACGCAGTCACTGGCATTCGTAGAACCTGTATGACAGAAGTCTCGAAAGGAGGTGAGCATGTTAGCTTGACAAAGCAACTGTTTCAGTCCACTTTATAACAAATTTCTATAGTATGATAGGTAAACattatttgcaatttttttatgttcccgcaaaatataagtaaaaaatagcaCAAGTACACCTGTGACCATtgtgaaaatcaaataacatcCAAGTATCTAAAGCAGCAGAGCAGATCAAACAGTGTCAATCACATTTAGGAACAAGTTATTTACACAACACATGCAGAAAAGCAAATATATCACATTTAACTATTAACCAAAAATGATAGTTCATATTTCACCAAGAGAAAGAAGCCACAGTTTCTTTCAGTGAACTTACGTGAATGCAACCTTTGACAGCAGAGCGGCGGCTAAAGGCTTGTGGCAGTTCCCCTTGACCATAAATGGGATAAATTAGGGCCCCGGAAGCATTTGTAAACCTGAAAGGAGTaagaattataaacaacaaactTAAAGCAAATCGATGTAAATTGCTTAACTAATACAACATTCCAAGCCATAAATCAAGGTTAGATTTTTAGTTGCCAGTACAGAACTAGAACTcaacattttttctctctttatctgCTCCTACCCTACACTTTCTGTGGTGTTCAATACTggaaggaaaaataatataatcttgTAGTTAACACAATATGTGTTTCTGATCAAGATATCATACAAGTCACAAGTGCAGCTCTATAGCACCCACCTAAATTTTAAACCAGAGAATAACTGCTTAACTATAAAACAGAATAAACAAGAATTAACCTCCCAACTGATGACTGGTATAGAGCCAAACGATCTATTCCATCTTTAGTCTTGAGCAAATTTTGGCAAACCCCCATGTCATCTTGATCATAATCTGCCATAGCAATAGCATACAGAATAATCCTGCAGACGAGCAGACATAACCAAAATCCAGTAAACTTTAGACCAAACAGGGAAACAAAACGcacaaataacaaataaactctTGCTAACTGATAGAGAAAGGCAACAACAGTCTTTACGATCTAATCTTTGGAGGCAACCGCATTTTTGACAAGTACTCAACAAATGGCCTCTGCAAATCCTCATCTGAAATCTTCATCTTCCCTTCCTCTTCATCATTACCATTCCCATTCCCATCATTACCAGAAGTACCCGCCCCCACTGTGGCAACCAAGTGCCCTTGCACCAGCTTGAAAAACCTCATCAACTGATTCTTTTCCATCAGAGTCAAACTCTTATCCTTAAATATGGCAGCTCTGGAATCTGGCACATTCCATAACTTTCCATTCCCATCACCAACAAAACTGGCATCAATACTCTTGAACTCCACATAATTACTTGCTCCAGATTTTAACATAAGATCAATTGACTTGTCGGCGCAAAATAACACCCTTGGTCCGCATAAGTCCAAATTGAACTTCCGTAAGTTTTCTTCCATTAGTTCAGGATAAAAACAGGAAATCTCAACATCTGAATATACTGGCTGAGTGATGAGATTTACAATCGAGTAATCAGGGATGTCAGTTGTGGTTGATGTGGAAGATGGTGGTGAGGAAGCTGTAGAATTGGAAATAAGGAAAGATGTGAGTTCCGGGACCGAGAGAGAGGAGTAATGGGACCCATAGAATGGGTTAGTGTCAAGGTGAAGGACAGTTTTTCCAGAAGCAGAAGCTGCAGCAGCAACAATGCATTCTGCTAAACCAGTGCCCACAGCAATCAGGTCGAAGGTAGTTGGTTCAATTTGCGGGTATGGTGGGGGCTCACTCATGGTAGCACTGGAGAGGAACAGTAGATTTACTGCTGAGAGTGAGCAAGTGAGTAGCTAAGAATCACCTGGCACAAgaagcaagagaaaaaaaatgtgttatCAAGTATGATCAAGAAGTGAAGTTTTTGcactttcttttaatatttgaacaCCAGCAATAATAATGTGGAATTACTTATATATCTTAAAGATCTGATGTTTTTTACGGTGTTTCGCTGTTCATATTCATTGGATCAaatgactttaatttttttcaaaaaacaaattgtggCGTCGTCCGCCCCatgtgcaataaaaaaaaatcaagagccCAAGCGTGCAGGTCCTTGCTAAATGGGCCAAGCAGGCTAGCTTGGCTTGCGTCCAACAATGCCTGACCTTTACctttttctctctaaatttaatttattaattgatgctcttttttacatgtatttttttaaaaatattttttttatttatatttaaattaatattttattttgtttatataaaatctttcaaatgactattattttttagttatcttacatgtattttatttttaaaaagattattctaattcatgtgtatttttttttatatttaatatagataaaaatattcataattttttatagtgcGAGTCAAATAGGGATCACATGCTCTACTTTAGAGACTTTTGCTGCACCTTTTTGGTCTTGTAGCTCTAAGGTTAATCCCTTTGTCtatgttaatttcatttttaagtcaatttttttaaaaataaatactgtaCTTTAGAATTAATGGTTGATTTTAGCCCATCATTTCATTTGCCCTGTTAGCTTTGTGCTTTCTTCTACTGCCCTTAATTTTATCGGCAAACAACTCCTTTTGTAGTGCACCGCCGCCTCTTCTTTACTGCCCTAAAACAGATAGAGCAAGACGCAGAGACagagaagacaaagaaaggTAACCGAGAGAGAAGGCAagaaagagatggagatagGAAAAGACAGTATggtaagaaatatatttttagtatttgtgataatttttCAGTATTaagtttgagttttatttactaatatgtgtggatttgtttttataaagctTTGTTAAAGGATGTTAAGATTTGGGTGAATATATAtgcattgattttgatttatagtTCTTGAGAAATTAACTAGGACTCGTTATTCAGTAGAATTGAAAATTTGTGAACCATTGATGATCTTAAGTTCaaaggatatatataaattgtagaGTTCTATCAAGAAGCAAGAAGAAACAAGAAACTCAAATCCTGGTTATGGCCACCGAGTTTAGAGGCTGTGAATCAGAGATGACGATCAAATTATATTATGGTCTCCAGTGTTTAAAAATCTTACTATCCAGTTCTTAATTTGATCGGatagtaatatttttatagacGCTGTGAATCGGATAATAACATTTTTAGATAGGGAATAGAGTCTTGTAAATGCGTTTCGAAAACCAGTGACAAAAAGCAGATCAAATCTAGAAGGCATTCGATATGCATGAGATGCAAGGTCTAGGAAAATGGTTGCAACAGTAGGCAGCAATCACAGATTAGGCAGAACCAATGAGAAAAAAGCAGCAGACCTGAACTCTTGACTTCTTTTTCAGGTGATGCCTCGTTCAGAAACCTCTTATTCACACTTTTTTTCCTTGCTGGGGCCATGGAGGACCTATCTATCTGAAACAATCAATGAACAAATTAGCAACACCAATTTGCTTAAAGCTTTAACATGGACATTAATAACCATCAAAATTCACAACATACATTACATTaatgataagaatataaaaCACTTGGCAAAGCAAGAAGATCTTCCACCCCAGAATTTGAAACATAATACACAATCCAAATATtaaacttttttcctttttgtttttggtttttcggATACTTAAACTCGAGTTAGAGTTTACTAATCTGCACTAAttgtggaaaatattttcccactcatattatatttaaaaccTCAGTTAAAACCCATCACAAGTATTCAACTTTTACAACATTACCAAAATCACATCATTTTATCAAAGCATCAAAAGAAGCAAAAtacattatgaaaaaaataatcaattttagcAAATAGAAACAGAGGAATCGCAACAAAATACGCAATCTATTAAAGAAACACTTCAAAAGAGAATCGAAAGGAAAAAACCACCCAGTGCCATTACCATATATCatagttttcaattaaaaaaacaaaaaaagaccccccaaatttcaaattttcagaattttttttaaatgagtttcagaaaaaactaaaataattaaaaaataaaccccccaaaattgaaaaaaaaaaatcaaattcaaaacatcaccaaaacccaaaatttcaaatttgactAAAATTCAAGCTACAATTCAAAACCCATCTCCAAAATCccctaaaaaaaacaacgaagacgaataaaaataacaaaaatcaaattttgaaaccaaaaaaaaaataaattttccttGTAAAACCCCccaacaaaaatctcaaaattactcctctaaaaaccctaattcacAGATCCGAGACTATACACTTACAGATTCAGAGTAATTGATATCTGGGTATAAGTCATACAGTGAAACAAAGGGCTGTGAAGAGAGAAATATGCAAGCTTTATGTGTTATAGAGAAgggttttttagagagagaaataaaagagagtTTTCGAAGTTACGAAAAAGAGAAGCgcttttagagagagaaagagagaggttgCCGCGAAACTTGAATATAAAGGTGGGCTGGCCAATCAGATATttttctgtatattttttttgtttatttttcttgttttgtacAGTTTTGTTTTAGTTAATCACCGTACACGTTGGTGAGTGGAGTATTGTATGGTATGATCTTGTTGTTACTGGTTGGGGTTTGAAGGGATAATTATAGcagattgaatttgaaaatttttgttgtttgttgtgGGTGGCCCTTGAATTTATGGGTATTTGTATATGGTACCAAAAGGTTTGAGAATAACGGacctcaaagttttttttattgagagatGGTCCCTCATTGAAATCTTGTGCacaaagtttttaaacccgactaTACATATGACTTGCCCTTAGGCTTGGGTCACGAGTCTAATAAGTTTATTTAggtcaatttaatataatattgtttcaagatttaaaaaaaaagttaaatgacatcatttaaaaaaacaacaaaaaaagtaaTCGAGTCAATTTTTGTatggtttaatttgaaactcgacCAAGGCTAAGTCTCTTATTAAGCTTGTGcataaagttattaaaatcaGCCTGAGCTAAAGTCCGAGTCACAAGTTGAGTGGGTTaactcaaatcaatttaaaatgatgttgtttcaatttttttaaaaataaaataagtttttttaaaaaaaaaaatcaaattgggtTTTAACTAGATTATAGGTAAATTTGTTGggttaatcaagttaacttatatctaatttaattttaaactccatctcaattaaatttcaaattaacaatttattGAGTTGACTCTAGGGACATATTAGATAACATTGGTTATTCAAGCAATATGCTATCAAATTAACGATGTGTAATCAATATGATTAACGTGGATGATAGTGACTTAGTAAGTTTATATGGTAAAATTGTATGACCAGCACCTAGTTATTTGTGGTGAAGTTTAGGTTAAGTTGAGTTCGGAAGATgaagaggcaaaaaaaaaaaaaataccctttcCATGCAATCCAAAAATGACAAtcaaatcatatcaaaataaaatcaatactaATGCAAGAATCTTGAAAatgttatgttttatttattttctaatagcATTTATTTCTCAACAATCTACAAACATACTAGCCCTAAAATATCAACTTGTTATTTTGTGAATGATATtgtaatatatgatattttttaaaagtaatttttaattaaaaatatattaaaataatattttttttatttttttttatttatgacatgaacacattaaaattattaaaaatactttaaaatatcattctgttttttttttctcaagtgaaagataattttaaaagattttaaaaaacagaaacaaacgGAATGCCAAGCCAAACAGATACCTGTTATTAAACTAATAAACTCTTCCCTAAATGTATTTGCCTTCAACATTTATTCTCGTAAAAGAGGAGAAAGGACACCAATTGCACCAGACTCAAACTCTTCGCTCCTTGCCATCCCCAGCATTTTCAGCCCTGCCTTGTTACCCACCACCCTCGTTGTCAATGTCAATAGGAACCTATTTTcaggaaaataataataattataagctaattcatttttctttttttcccataagaatgataattattattaaattcatcaataaaaaaatttactaatttGTTACCTTTTCAATCAGTAAAGCTAAGATCCCATTTGGACCAAGATCAGCATGGTGAAGTGACCATCAAGCAATTTTGTCACCAACTTTGAAGTCACTTTTCACAAGAACTTCAGCCCAAGCAATCTTTTCCAATCGAAAATTCTTGATTGCCCTATCATAGTAAATTGTCACCCAAATCTTATTGCTTGGTGGTGTGTAGATCTCAATTTCTAGTCCTCTAATGCCAATTTCATCGAGCATGGGTTTTGGTAGACTTGTTAAGAAGCTTTTTGAATCTCCAACAAGAGCTAAACCTAGCATGTCATCTTGAGTCATGGTTTTTCTGCAATTTGAAGCTCTTGCTTTTACTTTCATGGTAAATGGTCACCAATCTTTGATTTGGTGGATGCATCCTGGTTTGCAATATTCTCTTGTGACAATTTCATTGCAGATTGGTGTTGGTACGTAGATTAGCTGAGCAATCATTTGAATCTCCAAGAAGAGTAAAGTCTCTAGCATGCATGTCCTCT from Populus trichocarpa isolate Nisqually-1 chromosome 5, P.trichocarpa_v4.1, whole genome shotgun sequence includes these protein-coding regions:
- the LOC18098701 gene encoding rab escort protein 1 isoform X8, producing the protein MSEPPPYPQIEPTTFDLIAVGTGLAECIVAAAASASGKTVLHLDTNPFYGSHYSSLSVPELTSFLISNSTASSPPSSTSTTTDIPDYSIVNLITQPVYSDVEISCFYPELMEENLRKFNLDLCGPRVLFCADKSIDLMLKSGASNYVEFKSIDASFVGDGNGKLWNVPDSRAAIFKDKSLTLMEKNQLMRFFKLVQGHLVATVGAGTSGNDGNGNGNDEEEGKMKISDEDLQRPFVEYLSKMRLPPKIRSIILYAIAMADYDQDDMGVCQNLLKTKDGIDRLALYQSSVGRFTNASGALIYPIYGQGELPQAFSRRSAVKGCIHVLRMPVTALLMEKDSGSYKGVRLASGQDIFSQKLVLDPSFTLASPSASPSDLLHESFNFLSTRDVKGKVARGICITRNSLKPDMSNLLVVYPPRSLYPEQITSIRALQISGNLAVCPLGMFVLYLSALCDDAIQGKRLLNAAMNALLTFPDPVNSESSSTVQSETTEEKPSVIWSGLYMQEMSTGQFDSINFAPMPDGNLNYNDILDAALKLFQEMYPNEENFPETTPPENSEDDIGLTLET